One part of the Populus alba chromosome 18, ASM523922v2, whole genome shotgun sequence genome encodes these proteins:
- the LOC118054195 gene encoding uncharacterized protein — MASLAPGILLKLLQSMNSAARVTGDHRSPLLQVIGIVPALAGSDLWPNQGFYVQLSDSLNSTYVSLSERDTDLILTNRLQLGQFVYIDRFDFDSPVPRVSGIRPIAGRHSFVGTPEPLIARISASKKEFVIQPVADSEYSVDPIAVYLSNNKKFDEFPRNDHNKKGEVTAKVTRQALAPRDNVMVDETATAKRFSSPATAKRFSSPATAKRSVSVGKKNAALVERDPSPAAKGKRSASPVPSKCMVPSLLAAKEENRKVAREPAIIVPSRYRQPSPSGRKQPSPNARRASISPGKRLSGVKLSPAVSDSAGKKKIANIVAGISKVSEALVGSAKSSRKNWDEIPAAVGSGEMKEKSEAKKKPDLQAILRTQAALSRRLSDANSRQSNQDETSSYEKTKPSSPEGCLDNKNPTCAALGFVVHEKKWTDGSVPLDAVSSELAKFGKEAMQRRALASTAAAEALEEAIATESVVRSLSIFSELASSSKAGNPLPTIDQFISIYDDAVRYSSIAESVAASHCSDHDTTATEKSKSASLWVEAALATDLEIVSLLSNQKNEPPTALRRSLSKRPPQKASSLPTFDPIVGVWTRGHGMKETVELSMKLQVEMQMWFVKFIEESLDAGFRVLGECANNGSKSLPLNSSSIAAVLSQLKRVNEWLDRVALKGDELLTGKIEKLKKKIYGFVIQHVGTTFDNSSTPV, encoded by the exons ATGGCTTCTCTAGCTCCAGGAATCCTCTTAAAACTCCTCCAATCAATGAACTCCGCTGCCCGCGTCACCGGCGACCACCGATCCCCTCTTCTCCAAGTAATCGGCATCGTCCCTGCTCTCGCCGGCTCCGATCTCTGGCCTAACCAAGGCTTTTACGTCCAACTTTCCGACTCTCTCAACTCCACCTACGTCTCCCTCTCCGAACGCGATACCGACCTTATCCTCACGAATCGCCTTCAGCTAGGCCAATTTGTTTATATAGATCGCTTCGATTTCGATTCTCCTGTCCCTAGGGTTTCTGGAATCCGCCCTATCGCTGGCCGCCACTCCTTTGTCGGTACTCCAGAACCTCTCATTGCCCGAATCTCAGCTTCCAAGAAAGAGTTTGTGATTCAACCTGTCGCCGACTCCGAATACTCTGTGGATCCAATTGCCGTCTACTtatccaacaacaaaaaattcgACGAATTTCCAAGAAATGATCATAATAAGAAAGGCGAAGTGACGGCTAAAGTTACCAGACAAGCGCTTGCACCTCGAGATAATGTGATGGTGGATGAAACTGCTACTGCTAAGAGATTTTCATCTCCGGCTACTGCTAAGAGATTTTCATCTCCAGCTACTGCTAAGAGATCTGTTTCGGTTGGGAAGAAAAATGCCGCTTTGGTGGAGAGGGATCCTTCTCCTGCGGCCAAAGGGAAGAGATCAGCATCTCCAGTGCCGTCCAAATGTATGGTTCCGAGCTTGCTGGCTGCCAAGGAAGAAAACAGGAAAGTTGCAAGGGAGCCAGCAATTATTGTTCCATCCAGGTACAGGCAGCCATCTCCGAGTGGGAGGAAGCAGCCTTCTCCCAATGCTCGAAGGGCTTCGATTTCTCCAGGGAAGAGGCTTTCTGGAGTGAAGCTTTCACCTGCTGTCTCGGATTctgctggaaagaagaagattgCAAATATTGTCGCTGGGATTTCAAAAGTTTCAGAGGCGCTTGTTGGGTCTGCAAAGAGTAGTAGGAAGAATTGGGATGAGATACCAGCTGCGGTGGGTTCAGGGGAGATGAAAGAGAAGAGTGAAGCCAAGAAGAAACCGGATCTGCAAGCGATTTTGCGGACTCAG GCTGCCCTGTCTAGACGTCTAAGTGACGCAAACAGCCGACAATCAAATCAAGATGAGACTTCGAGTTATGAGAAAACAAAACCCAGTTCACCGGAAGGGTGTCTAGATAATAAGAATCCAACCTGTGCAGCTCTTGGATTCGTTGTACATGAGAAGAAATGGACTGATGGTAGTGTTCCATTAGACGCGGTCTCTTCAGAACTTGCAAAGTTTGGAAAG GAGGCTATGCAAAGGAGGGCTCTTGCTTCAACTGCTGCAGCTGAAGCGTTGGAGGAAGCAATTGCTACGGAGTCTGTTGTTAGGAGTCTCAG CATATTTTCAGAACTTGCTTCTTCATCCAAGGCTGGGAACCCTTTACCCACAATTGATCAATTTATCTCAATTTATGATGATGCTGTAAGATATAGTTCAATTGCTGAATCAGTCGCTGCTAGTCACTGCTCTGATCATGATACTACAGCAACTGAGAAATCAAAATCTGCTTCTTTATGGGTAGAAGCTGCCTTAGCCACTGATCTTGAGATTGTTTCTCTTCTGAGCAATCAGAAGAATGAACCTCCAACAGCTCTCCGAAGAAGTTTGTCCAAGAGACCACCTCAGAAGGCTAGCTCGTTACCAACATTTGATCCTATTGTTGGGGTTTGGACAAGGGGCCATGGAATGAAGGAAACGGTAGAACTCTCTATGAAGTTGCAGGTTGAGATGCAAATGTGGTTTGTAAAGTTCATCGAGGAGTCCCTGGATGCTGGTTTTCGGGTGTTAGGGGAGTGTGCTAATAATGGAAGTAAATCATTGCCCCTTAACTCTAGCTCAATTGCAGCTGTCCTCTCCCAGTTGAAGAGAGTCAATGAGTGGCTGGACCGCGTTGCATTGAAAGGCGATGAGCTTCTGACAGGAAAGATTGAGAagctgaagaaaaaaatttatggatTTGTCATTCAGCATGTTGGAACTACATTTGATAACTCCTCCACCCCTGTCTAG